One segment of Anastrepha obliqua isolate idAnaObli1 chromosome 3, idAnaObli1_1.0, whole genome shotgun sequence DNA contains the following:
- the LOC129240885 gene encoding histone acetyltransferase KAT2B produces the protein MSGGALITLKEDANDAGGSANGGGGNSNIASNQPTSGSGNASAAPNHNANGSNGGPPEGTRQNSLQRIQLRKQKVFNLPVPQKLAKLSMYSACQSEGCRCTGWKTPQENRHRDVESSSYCPEFTEECRSCRHTLQNHIAHLDGISGSQMNELLGAIIDMENLFMSMQRVEDEDTKKVYLYLFRLLRQCVLTRQQAVIRGPLGDPPFESPCIAKAVSSFVFYKYNHLSQTELQTMTEVAKTFLNFLNHYNFEPPSMRRTGLTHEDVSTYKINYTRWLVFCHVPAFCNSLRHFETSLVFGRTLLRTIFKYMAEQLRNKCSSERDRFPADKRSIITQMPKFLDALKSELLKDDSPIWDQGFRPSTAFIIQQRKRQQEAITGVAAGSKRTGTGEPAHKRAKKESIDRANGDSHFEDLSDETVVRAMKAISESKAINKAEILFPVNVSRDENVKAEEQQRAIEFHVVGNSLTKQVDKQTIFWLIGLQAVFAYQLPEMPREYISQLVFDTKHKTLALIKENQPIGGICFRPFPSQGFTEIVFCAVTMSEQVKGYGTHLMNHLKDYSIKHGIRHLLTYADCDAIGYFKKQGFSKDIKLARPVYAGFIKEYDGATLMHCELHPSIVNTQFISVIRKQSEILKELIAQRHNEVQKVRPGLTCFKEGLRSIPIESIPGLREIGWKPQMRAQRTARPLEESTDPEKLAASFSAVLQSVRQHQAAWPFLRPVTTAEVPDYYDHIKYPMDLKTMGERLKQGYYVTRRLFMADMARIFSNCRFYNSPETEYYRCANSLERYFQTKMRELGLWDK, from the exons CCCTGAAGGTACACGGCAAAACAGTTTGCAACGTATCCAGCTTCGCAAACAAAAGGTTTTCAACTTGCCTGTTCCCCAGAAATTGGCGAAATTATCCATGTACTCCGCGTGCCAGAGCGAAGGCTGCCGTTGCACTGGATGGAAGACTCCTCAGGAAAATCGGCACCGTGATGTAGAATCTTCATCATATTGTCCCGAATTCACCGAGGAATGTCGCAGCTGTAGACATACATTACAAAACCATATTGCTCACCTTGATGGAATATCTGGATCACAAATGAACGAACTTCTGGGTGCCATTATAGATATGGAAAATTTGTTCATGTCAATGCAGCGTGTCGAAGATGAGGATACGAAAAAAGTGTATCTGTACTTATTTCGCCTTCTGCGCCAATGTGTGCTAACTCGTCAGCAAGCTGTCATTCGTGGACCATTGGGTGATCCACCATTCGAGTCGCCATGTATTGCTAAAGCAGTTTCCTCATTCGTCTTTTACAAGTACAATCATTTAAGCCAGACTGAGTTGCAGACGATGACCGAGGTGGCAAAaacatttctaaattttttaaatcattacaACTTTGAACCGCCGTCTATGCGTCGCACTGGGCTCACGCATGAAGATGTCTCAacgtataaaattaattatactcGATGGTTAGTGTTTTGTCACGTACCCGCCTTCTGTAATTCTTTGCGACATTTCGAGACGTCGCTTGTATTTGGACGAACTTTACTTCGTACCATTTTTAAGTATATGGCAGAGCAGCTAAGAAATAAGTGCTCTTCGGAACGAGATCGTTTCCCAGCTGATAAACGGTCCATTATAACACAAATGCCAAAATTCTTGGATGCACTCAAATCCGAACTATTGAAAGATGACTCGCCAATTTGGGACCAGGGATTTCGACCATCCACGGCATTTATTATACAACAACGTAAACGTCAGCAAGAAGCAATTACAGGAGTTGCAGCAGGTAGTAAACGAACTGGAACTGGAGAGCCTGCTCATAAAAGAGCGAAAAAGGAAAGCATTGATCGGGCCAATGG TGATTCTCACTTTGAGGATCTTTCTGACGAGACAGTTGTGCGTGCTATGAAAGCTATTTCCGAATCAAAAGCGATCAATAAAGCGGAAATCCTATTTCCGGTAAACGTATCCCGCGACGAGAACGTAAAAGCAGAAGAACAGCAGCGTGCCATCGAGTTCCATGTGGTCGGCAATTCGCTAACAAAGCAAGTGgataagcaaacaattttttggcttATTGGCCTGCAAGCAGTATTTGCATATCAACTGCCTGAAATGCCGCGCGAATACATAAGCCAGTTGGTTTTTGACACTAAACATAAAACACTGGCACTTATAAAAGAGAATCAACCAATTGGTGGTATTTGCTTTCGCCCCTTTCCCAGTCAGGGCTTCACCGAGATAGTGTTTTGCGCCGTCACCATGTCCGAACAAGTTAAAGGCTATGGTACACACTTGATGAATCACCTAAAGGATTACAGCATTAAACATGGCATTCGACATTTGCTAACTTACGCTGACTGTGATGCCATCGGTTATTTTAAGAAACAAGGATTCTCCAAGGATATAAAATTAGCGCGTCCTGTGTATGCTGGTTTTATTAAAGAGTATGATGGTGCTACACTAATGCATTGCGAATTGCATCCAAGCATCGTGAATACGCAATTTATTTCAG TGATACGCAAGCAAAGcgaaattttgaaagaattaaTCGCACAGCGCCACAATGAGGTACAGAAAGTGCGCCCTGGCTTGACATGTTTTAAAGAGGGGCTACGCTCCATACCCATTGAATCGATACCAGGATTGCGAGAGATTGGTTGGAAGCCGCAAATGCGTGCACAGCGTACAGCACGTCCACTTGAAGAATCTACCGACCCTGAAAAATTGGCCGCGTCGTTCTCTGCCGTTCTGCAATCGGTGCGTCAGCATCAAGCAGCTTGGCCATTCTTACGCCCAGTAACCACCGCTGAAGTACCCGACTATTATGATCACATAAAATATCCAATGGATTTAAAGACGATGGGCGAACGCCTTAAACAAGGCTACTATGTGACACGACGCCTCTTTATGGCCGACATGGCgcgcattttttcaaattgccgCTTTTATAATTCGCCAGAAACTGAATATTATCGCTGCGCTAATTCATTAGAACGTTATTTTCAGACCAAGATGCGGGAGTTGGGGCTATGGGACAAATGA